One region of Purpureocillium takamizusanense chromosome 4, complete sequence genomic DNA includes:
- the COQ10 gene encoding Coenzyme Q-binding protein coq10, mitochondrial (COG:I~EggNog:ENOG503P2RP), whose translation MSLRTLSSGGRHLASSRGLLFLSASRGALISSALPPPSPPAPAAGANLFFPTRRSFFSFPGAGTGTGTTQHLTATRTLPYPSGPLYELIADVDSYDRFVPYCSLSRVTQWSSAPAPDNDGSSSNGNSNGRGRRWPVLADLHVGWGGFNEVFTSRLRCVPGVSVEAVSGDPADASAAAASTVFKSLVTRWSLRQLSSSSSPSTEVHLSIRYQFVNPLYAAVSAAVSDKVAGLMIEAFEKRAHERLASPPHYP comes from the coding sequence aTGTCCTTACGAACACTCTCCTCCGGCGGCCGGcacctcgcctcgtctcgcggccttctcttcctctccgcCTCTCGTGGAGCCCTCATCTCCTCCGCGctccctccgccgtcgccgccagcgccagccgcagGAGCCAACTTGTTTTTTCCCACCCGCCGGTCCTTCTTCAGCTTCCCCGGCGCgggcaccggcaccggcaccacgCAACACCTTACCGCGACCCGCACCCTGCCCTACCCGTCCGGCCCGCTCTACGAGctcatcgccgacgtcgactcgTACGACCGCTTCGTCCCCTACTGCTCCCTCTCGCGCGTCACGCAGTGGtcctccgcccccgccccggacaacgacggcagtagcagcaacggcaacagcaacggccgcggccgccgctggcccgtcctcgccgaccttcACGTCGGCTGGGGTGGCTTCAACGAGGTCTTCACCAGCCGCCTGCGCTGCGTCCCCGGCGTctccgtcgaggccgtcagcGGCGACCCCGCCGACgcttcggccgccgccgcctctacCGTCTTCAAGAGCCTCGTCACCCGCTGGTCCCTACGCCagctctcctcctcctcttctccttcgaCCGAAGTCCACCTCTCCATTCGGTATCAATTCGTCAATCCGCTTtacgccgccgtcagcgccgccgtctcggaCAAGGTCGCCGGCCTCATGATCGAGGCCTTTGAGAAGAGAGCGCATGAGAGGCTGGCGTCTCCTCCGCACTACCCATGA
- the oca3 gene encoding Inositol phosphatase SIW14 (COG:S~EggNog:ENOG503NW3W~BUSCO:EOG09263R62), whose protein sequence is MTTSLLQPQGRLSPAETLELAQQAPEILRRNPKAISTSPLQILFSAPETADLWTIYENLLLSCLRAGDDTAAHQVLERLVLRFGEKDERIMALKGLVKETEAVNDEELQKILDEYDLLLEENDTNMPVYKRKIALLRSMGKNTQAITALNALLDFSPTDSEAWAELADLYLSQGLYPQAIHSLEEVVVLVPNAWNIHARLGEVSLMAANTTTDGSAQRYLAEALKRFCRSVELCDDYLRGYYGLKLTTDKLLSSVAKEKRRESDGFSLPEQATIEKLNQAATEKLGEIVRRHGAREKLWQGYDAGEVAAARELVAKSAPELIR, encoded by the exons ATGACAACCTCACTTCTGCAACCCCAGGGGCGACTGTCGCCAGCGGAGACGCTGGAGTTGGCGCAGCAAGCTCCCGAGATTCTGCGGCGCAATCCCAAGGCCATCTCGACTTCTCCCCTGCAAATACTCTTCTCCGCCCCCGAGACGGCCGATCTTTGGACTATCTACGAGAACCTGCTCCTGTCATGTCTTCGTGCAGGCGACGACACGGCTGCGCACCAAGTCTTGGAAAGATTGGTGCTTCGATTCGGCGAAAAGGACGAGCGCATTATGGCTTTGAAGGGATTGGTGAAGGAGACCGAGGCTGTGAACGATGAAGAGCTGCAAAAGATACTCGACGAGTACGATTTGCTGCTAGAAGAGAACGACACCAACATG CCCGTTTACAAGCGAAAAATCGCGCTGTTGCGCTCAATGGGGAAGAACACCCAAGCCATCACGGCGCTGAacgccctcctcgacttCAGCCCAACGGACTCGGAGGCGTGGGCGGAGTTGGCGGATCTGTACCTGTCCCAAGGGCTCTACCCCCAAGCCATCCATTCTCTGGAGGAGGTGGTTGTGCTCGTTCCGAATGCCTGGAAT ATTCATGCCCGACTGGGCGAAGTTTCCCTGATGGCTGCAAACACAACCACCGACGGCTCTGCTCAGAGGTATCTTGCAGAGGCCCTGAAACGTTTTTGCCGGAGCGTCGAGCTGTGTGACGACTATCTGCGTGGTTACTATGGCTTGAAGCTG ACTACCGACAAGCTGTTGAGTAGTGTGGCGAAGGAGAAGCGGCGAGAGTCGGACGGATTCTCCCTTCCGGAACAGGCAACGATTGAGAAGCTGAACCAGGCGGCAACTGAAAAGCTTGGAGAGATTGTCCGCCGGCACGGAGCCCGGGAGAAGCTCTGGCAGGGGTATGACGCaggcgaggtcgccgccgcccgcgagctcGTGGCCAAGTCAGCGCCCGAGTTGATTCGATGA
- a CDS encoding Protein-tyrosine-phosphatase (COG:S~EggNog:ENOG503P21H~TransMembrane:1 (i126-144o)), translating into MADPSPVLDKVLNFRDVGKTVNFYLGEKRVREGVIFRSARPDDATPRDKAIIKDQLAIRTVIDLRTKTELLEQAQKHHAQGHGAEACSSRGGGGTAPVHPPRIAGIDYREIKITGRSFERHIMSQLCWWSFIKVIFLYVFGYRLDAVRIIGQEVLLARGLIGLGTDTLDHSGAEIREALLLYGSAQSVPVLVHCTQGKDRTGIICALLLMILEVPAPAIEHDYFLTDAALISERDERLAEIRNIGLTDEWFNTAEDMISGMEKHLAQTYGGLDAYLDGIGFGQQDRDRLREQLLY; encoded by the exons atggccgacccCTCGCCCGTGCTGGACAAGGTCCTCAACTtccgcgacgtcggcaagACGGTGAATTTCTACCTCGGCGAGAAGCGCGTCCGAGAGGGCGTCATATTCCGCTCCGCACGGCCGG ATGATGCCACGCCGCGGgacaaggccatcatcaaggACCAGCTCGCCATCAGGACCGTCATAGACCTGCGGACAAA GACCGAGCTGCTTGAGCAAGCGCAGAAGCATCACGCccagggccatggcgcggaagcctgctcctcccgcggcggcggcggcaccgcgcCGGTCCACCCCCCGCGCATAGCGGGCATCGACTACCGGGAGATCAAAATCACCGGCCGTTCGTTTGAGAGGCATATCATGAGCCAGCTCTGCTGGTGGAGCTTCAT CAAGGTCATCTTCCTCTACGTTTTCGGCTACCGCCTGGACGCCGTGCGCATCATCGGGCAGGAAGTCCTACTGGCGCGCGGCCTCATAGGCCTCGGCACCGACACGCTCGATCACTCGGGCGCCGAGATCCGCGAGGCCCTCTTGCTGTACGGCAGCGCGCAGTCCGTTCCCGTGCTGGTGCATTGTACGCAGGGCaaggacaggacag GCATCATTTGCGCGTTGCTGCTCATGATCCTCGAGGTGCCTGCCCCCGCCATCGAGCACGACTACTTCCTCACTGATGCCGCCCTCATCTCGGAACGGGATGAGAGACTCGCTGAGATTCGTAACATTGGCCTCACTGATGAGTGGTTTAACACGGCCGAGGACATGATTTCCGGCATGGAGAAGCACCTGGCGCAGACCTacggcggcctggacgcGTACCTGGATGGGATCGGTTTCGGCCAACAGGATCGCGACAGGCTCCGGGAACAGCTCCTGTACTGA
- a CDS encoding uncharacterized protein (COG:S~EggNog:ENOG503NXDS): MPRTANPTTQTGESSRSTSYNSEGEHSHEQDYSVTDSITDDDDEWEDEYDQDVHPSDSASASNDYPPSRPRATRAAPRRHRVARQQHHYAQVQAPAPNPPSVDPSDEYPGHYGPGYQPQHAPRGSFYGQRGGHGHHPFQQNHYMGGYPGGNQVIPYGGYGPNPNPFSPMSTSSSGASYFGGEPPRHMYEVMPYQHGYYGPPAQYNLPAHMQQFHLTQQPPPPPATEAPAPAPAPTPAPKEPPVDIEKIKMEAKIAALQAHEEKQRAINEQRERDAQIRKEAEEAFLRKMEEMKKQQEEAQKEIARARADAERAAVERVEAERRAAEERRKQEAEAMKRAEENALKKVEAEMKAAEERRKKEAEERVRIEEAAKARLEAAMKAEAEAKAAAEKKAAEEAERLKLIQEDAKRKAEADAAAKVAAEKEAAAKAAEAEAAAQKEHEALKKRIQEETKAKLEEAAEAAKKSTNKAPIKFKDAVGRKFSFPFHLCKTWQGMEELIKQAFLHVDVIGPHVQQGHYDLIGPNGEIILPSVWERVIEPDWSISMTMWPVEKMPPAGGPKFPPGMMPGPAGGRRGHIGVGGMPIPPPIPGVPPAGRRPGVHVPPAPEWPGPAGRRGDANIVNVGPPPTKGSKSSSKRNSAMLTFFAGKPTKKKSSKRA, from the exons ATGCC ACGAACCGCAAACCCCACCACTCAAACGGGCGAAAGCTCCCGCTCGACCTCATATAATAGTGAGGGAGAGCATTCGCACGAGCAAGACTACTCCGTCACCGACTCCATcactgacgacgacgacgagtgggAAGACGAGTACGACCAAGACGTTCACCCGTCCGACTCGGCATCCGCCAGCAACGATTACCCTCCGTCGCGGCCCCGCGCCACCAGAGCCGccccgcgacgccatcgagtGGCCCGACAACAACACCACTACGCCCAGGTGCAGGCGCCCGCACCGAACCCGCCCAGCGTGGATCCTTCCGACGAGTACCCCGGCCACTACGGCCCGGGCTACCAACCGCAGCACGCCCCTCGCGGCAGCTTTTACGGCcaacgcggcggccatggccatcatcCCTTTCAACAAAACCACTACATGGGGGGCTATCCGGGCGGAAACCAAGTCATCCCCTATGGAGGCTATGGGCCCAATCCGAACCCCTTCAGCCCCATGAGCACCAGCTCGAGCGGCGCCAGCTACTTTGGCGGGGAGCCTCCGCGTCACATGTACGAGGTGATGCCGTATCAGCACGGGTATTACGGTCCGCCAGCCCAGTATAATCTGCCAGCCCACATGCAGCAGTTTCACCTgacgcagcagccgccgccgccgccggccacggaAGCAccggccccagccccagccccgaCCCCGGCGCCCAAGGAGCCCCCAGTTGATATTGAGAAGATCAAGATGGAGGCCAAGATCGCAGCGCTGCAGGCGCACGAAGAGAAGCAGCGAGCGATCAACGagcagcgggagcgggaCGCTCAAATTcgcaaggaggccgaggaagccTTTCTGAGGAAGATGGAGGAGATGAAGAAACAGCAAGAGGAGGCTCAAAAAGAGATTGCCCGAGCCAGGGCGGACGCAGAACGTGCCGCCGTGGAGagggtcgaggccgagaggaGGGCCGCGGAAGAGAGACGAAAGCAGGAAGCGGAGGCAATGAAGAGGGCAGAAGAAAATGCGCTGAAgaaggtcgaggccgagatgaAGGCGGCCGAAGAGAGGAGAAAGAAGGAGGCGGAAGAGCGCGTCAGgatcgaggaggccgccaaggctcGCCTCGAAGCTGCCATGAAGGctgaggccgaggccaaggcagctgccgagaagaaggcggccgaggaagcGGAACGGCTCAAGTTGATTCAGGAAGACGCAAAGCGCaaagccgaagccgacgctgccgccaaggtcgccgccgaaaaggaggccgctgccaaggcagccgaagccgaagcgGCAGCCCAAAAGGAGCATGAGGCTCTCAAGAAGAGGATCCAGGAGGAGACCAAGGCCAAactcgaagaagccgccgaggccgccaagaagTCGACGAACAAGGCCCCCATCAAGTTCAAGGACGCCGTGGGGCGAAAGTTCAGTTTCCCCTTTCATCTCTGCAAGACCTGGCAG GGTATGGAAGAGCTCATCAAGCAAGCGTTCCTGCACGTGGACGTCATCGGACCGCATGTGCAGCAAGGCCATTACGACTTGATCGGGCCAAATGGCGAAATCATCCTGCCTTCTGTGTGGGAAAGGGTGATCGAGCCGGACTGGTCCATCAGCATGACGATGTGGCCGGTGGAgaagatgccgccggcgggcggcccaaAGTTCCCTCCTGGGATGATGcctgggccggcgggcgggcggcggggacaCATTGGGGTCGGCGGTATgcccatcccccctcccatccccgGGGTCCCGCctgccgggcggcgccccggaGTCCAtgtgccgcccgcgccagaGTGGCCCGGGCCCGCCGGACGCCGTGGCGATGCCAACATCGTCAACGTCGGGCCGCCTCCAACAAAGGGcagcaagagcagcagcaagaggaACTCGGCCATGCTTACCTTCTTTGCTGGCAAGCCCACCAAGAAGAA GTCGAGCAAGAGGGCATGA
- a CDS encoding tRNA(Thr) (cytosine(32)-N(3))-methyltransferase (COG:S~EggNog:ENOG503NUGD~BUSCO:EOG09263IT0) — protein MASTTVPSAELAPALVPPTEEMAALKTTSQDDAAVELPPHRSHDPAKSLKRSDPFQFGSRYLSKEDDVFEFNAWDHVETDDAYKEYTERQLEMQRQAPVSDFDKNRFNSNPAKWWNLFYKNNASNFFKDRKWLQQEFPILAEVTKEDAGPVTVLEIGAGAGNTAFPVLANNKNPQLKIHACDFSKTAVDVMRNHEAYDTAHIQADVWDVSGDDLPPGLEEGSVDVAVMVFIFSALSPTEWAQAVRNVYSVLKPGGLVCFRDYGRGDLAQVRFRKGRYLEENFYIRGDGTRVYFFDRDELSNIWSGESSSGVDAPMFEVENLGIDRRLLVNRAEKIKMYRCWLQGRFRKK, from the exons ATGGCTTCCACCACCGTGCCCAGTGCCGAGCTGGCCCCGGCACTGGTGCCGCCAACTGAGGAAATGGCAGCCTTGAAGACGACTAGTCaagacgacgcggcggtcgAGTTGCCCCCTCACCGATCACACGATCCTGCCAAGAGCCTGAAACGGAGCGATCCATTCCAGTTTGGGAGCCGATACCTCTCCAAGGAAGACGACGTGTTTGAGTTCAATGCCTGGGATCATGTCGAGACTGACGACGCGTACAAGGAGTACACGGAACGTCAACTCGAGATGCAGCGCCAGGCTCCTGTCTCTGACTTTGACAAGA ACAGGTTTAACTCGAACCCCGCAAAGTGGTGGAACCTCTTCTACAAAAATAATGCGTCCAACTTTTTCAAGGACCGCAAGTGGCTGCAGCAAGAATTTCCGATTCTTGCCGAAGTGACCAAGGAAGACGCTGGGCCAGTGACAGTGTTGGAgattggcgccggcgccggcaacacGGCGTTTCCTGTACTggccaacaacaagaacCCGCAGCTCAAGATCCACGCCTGCGACTTTTCCAAGACGGCTGTGGACGTGATGCGCAATCACGAGGCGTATGACACGGCACACATCCAGGCGGATGTGTGGGACGTCTCCGGGGACGATCTGCCTCCAGGTTTGGAGGAGGGCTCCGtagacgtcgccgtcatggtgTTCATCTTCTCTGCGCTGTCGCCGACGGAGTGGGCACAGGCGGTCCGCAATGTGTACAGTGTACTGAAGCCGGGCGGCCTGGTCTGCTTCCGAGACTATGGAAGAGGTGACTTGGCCCAAGTGCGGTTCCGCAAGGGACGGTACCTAGAGGAGAACTTTTACATCCGTGGCGACGGGACCCGCGTCTACTTTTTCGACCGGGACGAGCTGTCCAACATTTGGTCTGGGGAAAGCTCCTCGGGGGTAGACGCGCCCATGTTCGAGGTGGAGAATCTCGGCATCGACCGGAGGCTGCTTGTCAACCGAGCCGAGAAGATCAAGATGTATCGGTGCTGGTTACAAGGAAGATTTAGAAAGAAGTAG